In Arthrobacter citreus, a single genomic region encodes these proteins:
- a CDS encoding SDR family oxidoreductase, with amino-acid sequence MRLLNKTAIVTGGANGIGKATVQKFLEQGAKVVFTDINEEAGNKTLDEMKKISESVVFIKHNVQLETDWINVVNETKNNFGSIDILFNNAGIFSSKPVTEYETEEWNRLLGINVTGVFLGMKHTVPFMREQKGGSIINTSSVAGLKGTANATLYGASKGAVRIMTKDLAKEVAADQIRVNSIHPGVIETAMGSDLASSVNASNEQLAKTIPLKRLGTPEEIANLVLFLASDESSYITGTEMVADGGMTA; translated from the coding sequence TTGAGATTATTAAATAAAACTGCAATCGTAACAGGCGGAGCCAACGGAATTGGTAAAGCGACTGTTCAAAAGTTTTTAGAACAAGGCGCTAAAGTTGTCTTTACAGATATTAATGAAGAAGCAGGCAATAAAACTTTAGATGAAATGAAAAAAATTTCTGAATCTGTCGTTTTTATTAAACATAATGTGCAGCTAGAGACGGATTGGATTAATGTTGTAAATGAAACAAAGAACAACTTTGGTTCAATTGATATTTTATTCAATAATGCAGGTATTTTTAGTTCAAAACCTGTTACTGAATATGAAACAGAAGAATGGAATCGCTTACTTGGTATCAATGTAACAGGTGTTTTCTTAGGCATGAAACACACTGTACCATTTATGCGCGAACAAAAAGGAGGATCAATCATTAATACGTCCTCAGTTGCCGGATTGAAAGGTACTGCTAATGCAACTTTATATGGTGCAAGTAAAGGCGCTGTACGTATTATGACAAAAGATTTGGCTAAAGAAGTTGCTGCTGATCAAATTCGTGTAAACTCGATTCACCCAGGTGTTATTGAAACAGCTATGGGTTCAGATTTAGCATCTAGTGTAAACGCATCTAATGAACAATTAGCAAAAACAATTCCTTTAAAACGATTAGGTACTCCTGAGGAAATCGCAAACTTAGTACTATTCCTTGCGTCTGATGAGTCTAGCTATATTACTGGAACAGAAATGGTCGCTGACGGTGGAATGACCGCTTAA
- a CDS encoding LysR family transcriptional regulator has translation MNIEQIQYVVEVAKTKSITTASYNLHVTQSAISQSISNLETELGIKLFTRSRNGAVPTSEGKNIILKMLDVISSIEEIKEEANNQNGITVGELRIAAIPIGMEILINTISNFKKDYPNVQIQISEKGSGDILEDIHQNKVDIGLIGLNENMDKKYAGLTFTKFWEGHIVVFVGKNSPLSSFKKVPAKELLKYQFVLYNEEYVNEFVDHFNRSIGKIDVWFKTNNTSALSRALKDDLAISAGYDLSFRGLPQSEKHDLSLLEIEDFVQDSKSVGWIQKESKSNSLISKEFINRYINEFKKRNF, from the coding sequence ATGAATATAGAACAAATTCAATATGTAGTAGAAGTAGCTAAAACAAAATCAATCACAACAGCTTCATATAATCTACATGTAACTCAATCTGCTATTAGCCAATCGATTTCTAATTTAGAAACTGAATTAGGTATTAAATTATTTACAAGATCCAGAAACGGTGCAGTACCAACATCAGAAGGGAAAAATATTATTTTAAAGATGTTAGACGTCATTTCATCAATAGAGGAAATTAAGGAAGAAGCCAACAATCAAAATGGTATAACTGTTGGTGAACTTCGAATCGCAGCAATTCCTATTGGAATGGAGATTTTAATCAATACAATCTCAAATTTCAAAAAGGATTATCCTAATGTTCAAATTCAAATTTCTGAAAAAGGATCAGGCGATATATTAGAGGATATTCATCAGAATAAGGTGGATATTGGATTAATTGGATTAAATGAAAATATGGATAAAAAATATGCAGGGCTTACCTTCACAAAATTTTGGGAAGGTCATATTGTTGTTTTTGTTGGTAAAAACTCTCCATTATCTTCATTTAAAAAGGTTCCTGCCAAGGAGTTGTTAAAGTATCAATTCGTACTATATAACGAGGAATATGTAAATGAATTTGTAGATCATTTTAATCGATCAATTGGTAAAATTGATGTATGGTTTAAAACAAATAATACTAGTGCATTATCAAGAGCTTTAAAAGATGATTTAGCAATTTCAGCAGGCTATGACCTTTCATTCAGAGGACTTCCCCAAAGTGAAAAGCATGATCTATCCCTTCTTGAAATTGAAGATTTTGTTCAAGATTCAAAATCTGTTGGTTGGATTCAAAAAGAATCGAAAAGTAATTCTCTCATTTCAAAAGAATTTATCAATCGGTATATTAATGAATTTAAGAAAAGAAATTTTTAA
- a CDS encoding alpha/beta hydrolase: MNQSYFYLKLEIHQLHMSYKNEKRRVRVLLPKNYDEDEAENYPVVYMHDGQNVFYSSESYSGYSWKVISAIKLNPDLPKMIVVGIDNADQDRINEYTPWKITESPLPEDIELGGKGAEFAKFVMTVVKPFIDQHYRTKSDKYHTAMIGSSLGGNISAFMGIEYKDQIGALGIFSLANWITSKAFDSYLASEELDPNQRVYIQVGTQEGDDTDRKLMYGNMKQAYIDCSLKYYKQLIKGSIPIDNICLNIFADEEHDEKAWAKHLPECLRFLSEKWS; the protein is encoded by the coding sequence ATGAATCAATCCTATTTTTATTTAAAACTAGAAATACATCAATTACATATGTCATATAAAAATGAAAAACGTCGCGTACGTGTTTTATTGCCGAAAAATTATGATGAAGATGAGGCTGAAAATTATCCGGTTGTCTATATGCATGATGGGCAAAATGTTTTCTACAGTAGTGAATCTTATAGCGGGTATTCATGGAAAGTTATTTCGGCAATTAAACTAAACCCCGATTTACCGAAGATGATTGTTGTCGGTATCGATAACGCTGATCAAGATCGAATTAATGAATATACACCTTGGAAAATTACTGAAAGTCCACTTCCTGAAGATATTGAATTAGGAGGTAAAGGCGCGGAGTTTGCTAAGTTTGTCATGACCGTCGTGAAGCCGTTTATCGATCAGCATTATCGAACTAAATCGGATAAATATCATACAGCGATGATTGGTAGTTCACTTGGAGGCAATATCTCGGCTTTTATGGGGATTGAATATAAAGATCAAATTGGTGCTTTAGGTATTTTTTCTTTAGCTAATTGGATTACAAGTAAAGCCTTTGACAGTTATCTTGCTAGTGAAGAGTTGGATCCCAATCAACGCGTGTACATTCAAGTTGGGACTCAAGAAGGCGATGATACCGATCGGAAATTGATGTATGGTAATATGAAACAAGCATATATCGATTGCTCGCTTAAGTATTATAAACAACTAATAAAAGGTTCTATTCCGATTGATAATATTTGTTTGAATATTTTTGCGGATGAAGAACATGATGAAAAAGCTTGGGCAAAACACTTGCCAGAATGTTTACGTTTCTTAAGTGAAAAGTGGTCTTGA
- a CDS encoding ATP-grasp domain-containing protein — protein MNYILISPYYPSNFQAFAHRLKDEGVNVLGIGEELYDQLGSELQNSLTEYYRVNNLEDIDEVKRAVAFLFYKHGPIDRIESNNEHWLELDAQLREQFNVYGNKTNDLKKVKHKSEMKKLFKKAGVPVVDGKIVKTKKDLSKAIDQLGLPVIAKPDNGVGTAATFKLCSEEAVRQFEEEWGEEQVYFLEPYVEGGVLCTFDGLVDQKGNIVFQTSFTYNVPTLELVKDQLDLAYVIQKEIDPKLENYGKAIVETFGMKERFFHIEFFKLEDGSYVALEYNNRLAGGYTIDMYNFAYSIDLFAQYATLVTGGEFKEPAVENQFCVGVTQRDAYEYKNDTNAIYERFGDRVKFEKRIPEAFAKLQGNQFYAINADSQEEVDEIISFVHERKKYSLVNV, from the coding sequence ATGAATTATATTTTGATATCACCTTATTATCCAAGTAATTTTCAGGCATTTGCTCATCGTTTAAAAGACGAAGGTGTTAATGTTTTAGGAATTGGCGAAGAGTTATATGACCAATTAGGTTCCGAATTGCAAAACTCTCTAACAGAATATTATCGAGTGAATAATCTAGAAGATATAGATGAAGTGAAACGTGCTGTTGCTTTTTTATTTTATAAACATGGTCCAATTGATCGCATTGAATCCAATAACGAACACTGGCTAGAACTTGATGCGCAGTTGCGTGAGCAATTTAACGTGTATGGGAATAAAACGAATGACTTGAAAAAAGTTAAACATAAATCTGAGATGAAGAAGCTGTTTAAAAAAGCAGGTGTGCCTGTTGTAGATGGAAAAATCGTTAAAACTAAAAAGGATTTATCTAAAGCCATTGATCAATTAGGTTTGCCAGTTATTGCTAAACCAGATAATGGAGTTGGAACAGCTGCAACCTTTAAATTATGTTCAGAAGAAGCTGTGCGTCAATTTGAAGAAGAATGGGGAGAGGAACAGGTCTACTTTTTAGAACCATATGTCGAAGGTGGCGTACTTTGTACATTTGATGGTTTAGTGGATCAGAAAGGGAACATCGTTTTCCAAACAAGCTTTACATATAATGTACCAACTCTGGAACTTGTTAAGGATCAGTTGGATTTAGCTTATGTGATTCAAAAAGAAATTGATCCAAAGCTTGAAAATTATGGAAAGGCAATTGTGGAAACTTTTGGCATGAAAGAGCGCTTTTTCCATATTGAGTTTTTTAAATTAGAAGATGGAAGCTATGTTGCACTTGAATATAATAATCGCTTAGCTGGCGGGTACACAATCGATATGTACAATTTCGCATACTCCATCGATTTATTTGCTCAGTATGCCACCCTTGTGACAGGAGGAGAATTTAAGGAGCCCGCTGTCGAAAACCAGTTTTGTGTCGGTGTTACACAGCGCGATGCTTATGAATATAAAAATGATACGAATGCTATTTATGAACGATTTGGTGACCGTGTGAAGTTTGAAAAGCGAATACCAGAAGCGTTTGCCAAACTGCAAGGAAATCAATTTTATGCTATTAATGCAGATTCGCAAGAAGAAGTCGATGAAATTATCAGTTTTGTACATGAACGAAAAAAATACAGCCTTGTAAACGTATAG
- a CDS encoding esterase family protein — translation MHIEQLTHWSGELGREMPLNRYGHSGMPILVFPSSGGTHFEYNNFGMIDVCHEFIESGKVQFFTLASVDSESWLHDSKPVHDRALAHEAYDRYVISEAIPFIKHKTGWFDPMMTTGCSMGAYHALNFLLRHPDVFQTTVALSGVYDVRFFFGDYGNDPLVYENSPSDYIWNQNDGWFIDRYRSADIIICTGMGDWEQDGLPSYNTLKEAFEEKQIKAWFDEWGEDVSHDWVWWRRQMPYYLEELFQ, via the coding sequence ATGCATATTGAACAGTTAACCCATTGGAGTGGCGAATTAGGACGTGAAATGCCGTTGAACAGATATGGACACAGTGGCATGCCAATCTTAGTTTTTCCTTCATCCGGAGGGACGCATTTTGAATACAATAATTTTGGAATGATTGATGTATGTCATGAATTTATTGAATCCGGAAAAGTTCAGTTTTTTACATTGGCTAGTGTAGATAGTGAAAGTTGGCTACACGATTCAAAACCGGTTCATGACCGTGCATTAGCTCATGAAGCATATGACCGATATGTGATTTCAGAAGCTATTCCATTTATTAAACATAAAACAGGTTGGTTTGATCCAATGATGACAACAGGCTGTAGTATGGGTGCATACCATGCATTAAATTTTCTCTTGAGACATCCGGATGTCTTCCAAACAACCGTTGCACTTAGCGGTGTTTACGATGTGCGTTTCTTTTTTGGTGATTACGGAAATGATCCTCTTGTATATGAAAATTCACCGAGTGATTACATATGGAATCAAAATGACGGCTGGTTTATTGATCGATATCGTTCAGCAGATATCATTATTTGTACTGGGATGGGTGATTGGGAACAAGATGGGCTGCCTTCATACAATACATTAAAAGAGGCTTTTGAAGAAAAACAAATTAAAGCATGGTTTGATGAGTGGGGCGAAGATGTTTCG
- a CDS encoding acyl-CoA dehydrogenase yields MGLILGVEQQMIQEVARKIAKTHIEPKAAEVDRLGETPWDNIRILAQNGLFGVNVPEMFGGSGGDMLSHVATIEEIAASCASTSVALSTQALTIAPFLIAGTNEQKKQFVTPLAKGEVLGSFGITEPGAGSDVASATTNAKRYGDEYILNGQKVFITNAGDSEIYVFVTRTSQDRTNGITLFVVEKDSPGLKFGKKEDKMGIRGSTTREVFLEEVKVSKHNILGHEGEGFKILMNVFNETRPVVGAQAVGIAKGAFDYSVNYVKERKQFGKPIASFQMVQSMLADMKMQIEAARLLVYKAASMIDQNETNIAPYSSMAKCFASDVAMKVTTDAVQLLGGYGYIKDYPVERMMRDAKITQIYEGTNQIQRIIIGNHILRD; encoded by the coding sequence ATGGGGTTGATTCTTGGAGTAGAGCAACAAATGATACAAGAAGTAGCTCGAAAAATAGCGAAAACTCACATTGAACCAAAGGCTGCTGAAGTAGACCGATTAGGCGAAACACCATGGGACAACATCCGAATATTAGCACAGAATGGATTATTTGGAGTAAATGTACCTGAAATGTTTGGAGGCTCTGGAGGGGATATGCTAAGTCATGTTGCGACGATAGAAGAGATAGCAGCTTCTTGCGCATCGACATCCGTTGCTTTATCTACACAGGCGTTAACGATTGCACCCTTTTTAATTGCAGGGACAAATGAACAAAAGAAGCAATTTGTCACTCCGCTTGCCAAAGGTGAGGTACTCGGATCCTTTGGTATTACTGAACCTGGTGCAGGCTCTGATGTAGCAAGTGCTACTACAAATGCTAAAAGATATGGAGACGAGTATATTTTAAATGGACAAAAAGTTTTTATTACGAACGCGGGTGACTCTGAAATTTATGTGTTTGTCACACGTACATCACAAGATCGAACAAATGGAATTACCTTATTTGTTGTAGAAAAAGATTCACCTGGTTTAAAGTTTGGGAAAAAAGAAGACAAAATGGGCATTAGAGGTTCTACGACAAGAGAAGTATTTTTAGAAGAAGTAAAGGTTTCAAAACATAACATACTAGGTCATGAAGGTGAAGGATTTAAGATTCTTATGAATGTGTTTAATGAAACTAGACCAGTTGTAGGGGCGCAAGCAGTTGGGATTGCCAAAGGTGCATTTGATTACTCTGTTAATTATGTGAAAGAACGAAAACAATTTGGGAAACCAATCGCTAGTTTTCAAATGGTCCAATCGATGCTAGCAGATATGAAAATGCAAATTGAAGCTGCCAGATTACTTGTTTATAAGGCTGCTAGTATGATAGATCAGAATGAAACTAATATAGCACCTTATTCCTCAATGGCAAAATGTTTCGCGTCAGATGTAGCAATGAAGGTTACTACTGATGCTGTTCAGTTATTAGGAGGATATGGATATATAAAGGATTATCCAGTAGAGAGAATGATGCGCGATGCAAAAATTACCCAAATTTATGAGGGGACGAACCAAATACAGCGTATTATTATCGGTAATCACATTTTACGAGACTAA
- a CDS encoding SDR family oxidoreductase, which produces MLLKDKVAVITGGASGIGKATALKYTKEGAKVVVADFNEAGAIETVEQIKALGGEAVAFKVDTTNFAEVESLVDFTVKTYGTINVMFNNAGIGATNLINDFDEEIYQKVIAVNQHGVAYGIACASKKMIELGVKGVIINNGSVYGYLANRGALAYNASKGAVVMMTKTSALDLAPHGIRVVCVAPGFVRTPITNVLKEKGVEDLYKNFQMRKEFIEQEDIAGMVCLLAMEEANVVNGSTVMLDDGLTGFKAHAEY; this is translated from the coding sequence ATGTTATTAAAAGATAAAGTTGCAGTTATTACAGGAGGAGCTTCTGGAATTGGAAAAGCTACTGCATTAAAATATACAAAAGAGGGTGCAAAGGTTGTCGTAGCTGATTTTAACGAAGCGGGAGCAATTGAAACAGTAGAGCAAATTAAAGCATTGGGTGGAGAAGCTGTTGCTTTTAAGGTAGACACTACTAATTTTGCAGAAGTAGAGTCATTAGTAGATTTTACAGTTAAAACTTATGGAACGATCAACGTTATGTTTAATAATGCTGGTATTGGTGCCACGAATCTAATTAATGATTTTGATGAAGAAATTTACCAAAAAGTTATTGCTGTAAACCAACATGGAGTGGCTTATGGTATCGCATGTGCTAGTAAAAAAATGATTGAACTTGGGGTAAAAGGTGTAATCATTAATAATGGTTCAGTTTATGGTTATTTAGCAAATAGAGGGGCACTAGCTTACAATGCTTCTAAAGGGGCAGTTGTAATGATGACAAAAACATCAGCTCTTGATCTTGCTCCACATGGAATCCGTGTTGTTTGTGTAGCTCCAGGTTTTGTTAGAACACCAATCACTAATGTATTAAAAGAAAAAGGTGTAGAAGATTTATATAAAAATTTCCAAATGAGAAAAGAATTTATTGAACAAGAAGATATAGCAGGAATGGTTTGCTTATTAGCAATGGAAGAAGCAAATGTTGTAAATGGAAGTACAGTTATGTTAGATGATGGTCTTACTGGTTTTAAAGCGCATGCTGAATATTAA
- a CDS encoding S8 family serine peptidase, translating into MKNNIKKNVTTVALTTGLVASVFNPMSITHNVHAQTVSKVEQVLSALTPAQREAIKQLKISDKEGLQVSADMDLTSDATTSVIVEFKDKPANTAVMVAQVDGSTLSEADAQAKVDASHDTFQHDLKTIFSKELKEKKNPYKIKRSYKKAFNGVAMTLPSNKVKSLLKSSAVQAVWSDLQVQLDDPSTKELTTTEQQSSTHSMVTFPGVEKLHQEGYTGKGVKVGIIDTGIDYNHPDLKGAFKGGYDFVDNDNDPMETTYADWQKSGLPETSGGEAYYTEHGTHVAGIIAGQGKNNADYSVTGVAPDADIYSYRVLGAYGSGQTSAILAGIDKAVSDGMDIISMSLGANYNDPLYPTAIAVNNAVLTGVTAVVAAGNSGNKMYTLGTPGNAPLAITVGASDTSVTIPQFSGTAHPSTGDTSVAMKLAAQGYSDNVADLQGQTYKLVNVGVGTDVSYYKRDANGQYTIPRDVNGKIVVAKRGSVSLADIVTTAKKHGAKAVILSNADNDTLQDVFLGNTVGYIPTFLISSKQGYAITGDLPLTVAKLDASIDFTFGNMSQTVTQGNKLADFSSRGPSRVLYDIKPEVTAPGVSVFSTVPSYMHKDDNGNALTDYQYAYERLSGTSMATPNVSGVAALLKQAHPDMTPADIKATLMNTADPLNDKYSVYEVGAGLVDPYKAVHAGTEIQVKDQTKTLSSNAKDAGSATLASKGIKTIKNITGALSFGEQAADGKAITDQRSMTLFNKSSEDKTYDVKVQFQTLDARFTNDSRADQDAATNGVTLDVKSSIKVKRYSSANMDATINVPKSAKLGTYEGYVVYTNQKNPDETYKVPFAIHTVDSGIDYVKGDPAAFTLPYEAGSNATKWSIGVDFKLKSHMRTFDFFLVDPKTNEEIGYLGTADGMGADENIEYYFRGVLNNGQYYPLTGNPDSPITFDYKEIDPGLWKIRMVGTNDKGETFASDAPVYYGVKEPKVTMNYEAGQIVETANSTDKTVTVTGNAFDKDIAEMQAAGISASQGENKMYYYNPNNSNEINIPVDQNGNFNSTIPLATAGPISLPITEYDFYDRDKSTVENYGSFKDVYFVKKGTAYSTAIADKQRINMGDSTTLTFSTKNIATKVKKAEYSFLYPAQYLDVVNVKSHGTFSGKLDVQYTSTPFNNTYNKMTITATALGDLATTGITGDTSLVDLTFKAKDKYYKGGMQFEDPNGSSRFFSAVYTNVDDSKVTTQGIQPYFYITPTYSLMRGAVQAEGLVTGINTAGELVAKKIDFNKAGTKISVKDSDGKEYGVADPLGFSSISPNGFTSRLPITDKPFTLSIDVPGHFTFKKDFTVGLKEDGKVTAGSKPVDYSYIPGGDVNKDNVIDVKDALYIQTYWGTNKRDADINYDGVVDEKDMQYVINNYLMQNPFVDNSPKAVKKYKGETVDDVLIDLGLE; encoded by the coding sequence ATGAAAAACAATATCAAAAAAAATGTTACAACAGTGGCACTTACAACAGGTCTTGTAGCTAGCGTATTTAATCCGATGTCTATTACACACAATGTTCATGCACAAACAGTTTCAAAAGTAGAACAAGTTTTATCAGCTCTTACACCAGCACAACGTGAGGCGATTAAACAATTAAAAATCAGTGATAAAGAAGGGCTTCAAGTATCTGCTGATATGGATTTAACAAGCGATGCGACTACTTCTGTTATCGTTGAATTTAAGGACAAGCCAGCAAATACAGCAGTAATGGTTGCACAAGTAGATGGATCAACTCTTTCTGAAGCAGATGCACAAGCAAAAGTAGATGCTTCTCATGACACATTTCAACATGATTTAAAAACGATTTTTAGTAAAGAGTTAAAAGAGAAGAAAAATCCATACAAAATTAAGCGTTCTTACAAAAAAGCATTTAACGGAGTTGCTATGACACTCCCTTCTAATAAAGTAAAAAGTTTGCTTAAATCTAGTGCGGTACAAGCAGTGTGGAGCGATTTACAAGTTCAGTTGGATGATCCATCTACTAAAGAACTAACGACTACTGAACAACAATCTTCAACTCATTCGATGGTAACGTTCCCTGGCGTTGAAAAACTTCATCAAGAAGGTTATACAGGAAAAGGCGTAAAAGTTGGTATTATTGATACTGGTATCGATTATAATCATCCAGATTTAAAAGGTGCTTTTAAAGGTGGATACGATTTTGTTGATAATGATAATGACCCGATGGAAACAACATATGCGGATTGGCAGAAATCAGGACTACCTGAAACAAGTGGTGGTGAAGCCTATTATACAGAGCATGGAACACATGTAGCTGGAATCATTGCGGGACAAGGTAAAAACAATGCGGACTATTCTGTAACAGGCGTTGCACCTGATGCTGATATTTACTCTTATCGTGTTCTAGGTGCATATGGATCTGGTCAAACTTCAGCAATTTTAGCAGGTATTGACAAAGCAGTTTCAGATGGAATGGATATCATCAGTATGTCACTTGGAGCAAACTATAATGACCCATTATACCCTACGGCTATTGCAGTAAATAATGCCGTCCTTACAGGGGTAACAGCAGTTGTTGCAGCAGGAAATTCTGGTAATAAAATGTATACATTAGGTACTCCAGGAAATGCTCCTTTGGCAATCACAGTTGGGGCAAGTGATACGTCTGTTACCATTCCACAATTTTCAGGAACTGCTCATCCATCAACAGGTGATACATCAGTTGCTATGAAACTAGCTGCACAAGGATATTCTGATAACGTAGCAGATTTACAGGGTCAAACATATAAATTGGTAAATGTAGGAGTTGGCACAGATGTTTCGTACTATAAACGCGATGCAAATGGTCAATATACGATTCCAAGAGATGTGAATGGAAAAATTGTTGTTGCAAAACGTGGTAGCGTATCTTTAGCAGATATCGTCACTACTGCTAAAAAGCATGGAGCAAAAGCCGTTATTTTAAGCAATGCAGATAACGATACATTACAAGATGTATTTTTAGGAAATACAGTTGGTTATATCCCAACCTTTTTAATAAGCAGTAAACAAGGTTATGCTATTACTGGTGATTTACCGTTAACAGTAGCAAAGTTAGATGCTTCAATCGACTTTACATTCGGTAATATGAGTCAAACTGTCACACAAGGTAATAAATTAGCAGACTTTAGTTCTAGAGGTCCATCTCGTGTGTTGTATGATATTAAACCAGAAGTAACAGCACCAGGGGTTTCTGTCTTCTCAACTGTACCTTCTTATATGCATAAGGATGATAATGGAAATGCATTAACTGATTATCAATATGCATATGAACGCTTATCTGGTACATCAATGGCTACACCGAATGTTTCTGGGGTAGCGGCATTGTTAAAACAAGCACACCCGGATATGACGCCTGCAGATATTAAGGCGACACTAATGAATACAGCCGATCCATTAAATGATAAATATAGTGTATATGAAGTAGGGGCAGGTCTAGTAGATCCGTACAAAGCCGTTCATGCTGGGACGGAAATTCAAGTGAAAGACCAGACGAAAACGTTAAGCAGTAATGCAAAAGATGCGGGTAGTGCTACACTTGCAAGTAAAGGAATCAAAACAATTAAAAATATTACTGGAGCTTTAAGCTTTGGTGAACAAGCTGCTGATGGTAAGGCTATTACAGATCAACGTTCAATGACTTTATTTAATAAAAGCTCTGAAGATAAAACATATGATGTAAAAGTACAATTCCAAACATTGGATGCACGCTTTACAAATGACTCTAGAGCAGACCAAGATGCAGCTACTAATGGCGTTACATTAGATGTGAAATCATCTATAAAAGTGAAACGATACAGCAGTGCGAATATGGATGCGACAATCAACGTTCCTAAGAGTGCTAAACTTGGTACTTATGAAGGGTATGTGGTGTACACAAATCAAAAGAACCCTGATGAAACGTATAAAGTACCATTTGCAATTCATACAGTAGATTCGGGTATTGATTATGTAAAAGGAGACCCAGCTGCGTTCACTCTACCTTATGAAGCAGGTAGCAATGCAACAAAGTGGTCAATTGGAGTAGACTTTAAACTAAAATCTCACATGCGTACGTTTGACTTCTTCCTTGTCGATCCAAAAACAAACGAAGAAATTGGTTACCTAGGCACAGCTGATGGAATGGGTGCGGATGAGAATATTGAGTATTATTTCCGCGGTGTATTGAACAACGGTCAATATTATCCTTTAACAGGAAACCCAGATAGTCCAATTACTTTTGATTATAAGGAAATTGACCCTGGATTATGGAAAATACGAATGGTTGGTACAAATGATAAAGGTGAAACCTTCGCGAGTGACGCTCCAGTTTATTATGGAGTAAAAGAGCCAAAGGTAACGATGAACTATGAAGCAGGACAAATCGTTGAAACTGCTAACTCAACTGACAAAACTGTTACAGTAACAGGTAATGCGTTTGATAAAGACATAGCTGAAATGCAAGCAGCGGGAATTAGTGCTTCACAAGGCGAAAATAAAATGTATTATTATAATCCAAATAATTCGAATGAAATTAATATTCCTGTAGACCAAAATGGGAATTTCAATTCGACAATTCCATTAGCTACAGCTGGCCCAATATCATTACCAATTACAGAGTATGATTTCTACGACAGAGATAAATCAACTGTAGAAAATTATGGAAGTTTTAAAGACGTATACTTTGTGAAAAAAGGTACTGCTTATTCTACAGCAATTGCCGATAAACAAAGAATTAACATGGGTGATTCAACAACATTAACCTTCTCAACAAAAAATATTGCAACGAAAGTGAAAAAAGCGGAATACTCATTCCTATATCCAGCCCAGTACCTAGATGTTGTGAATGTTAAGTCACATGGTACATTTAGTGGAAAACTAGATGTTCAATATACATCTACACCATTCAACAATACTTACAATAAAATGACGATTACGGCAACTGCACTTGGTGACCTAGCGACTACAGGAATTACTGGAGATACTTCTTTAGTAGACCTAACGTTTAAAGCAAAAGATAAATACTACAAAGGCGGAATGCAGTTTGAAGATCCGAATGGGTCATCTAGATTCTTTAGTGCTGTCTATACTAATGTAGATGATAGTAAGGTAACAACTCAAGGTATTCAACCTTATTTCTACATTACACCTACTTATTCTCTAATGAGGGGGGCAGTTCAGGCGGAAGGATTAGTTACAGGAATTAACACAGCAGGAGAACTTGTTGCGAAAAAGATTGATTTTAACAAAGCCGGTACAAAAATTAGTGTGAAAGATTCCGATGGAAAAGAATACGGAGTAGCTGATCCTTTAGGATTTAGCTCAATTTCTCCAAATGGTTTTACATCTAGGTTACCAATCACAGATAAGCCATTTACATTATCAATTGACGTGCCAGGACACTTCACATTCAAGAAAGATTTTACAGTTGGTTTGAAAGAAGACGGTAAAGTGACAGCTGGATCTAAACCAGTTGATTATAGCTATATCCCTGGTGGAGATGTCAATAAAGATAATGTAATTGACGTAAAAGATGCTTTATACATTCAAACTTATTGGGGTACAAATAAACGTGATGCTGATATCAACTATGATGGAGTGGTTGATGAGAAAGATATGCAGTACGTAATTAATAACTACCTAATGCAAAACCCATTTGTTGACAATTCACCAAAAGCAGTTAAGAAATATAAAGGCGAAACTGTAGATGATGTTTTAATTGATCTTGGTTTAGAGTAA